The Taeniopygia guttata chromosome 4A, bTaeGut7.mat, whole genome shotgun sequence genome has a segment encoding these proteins:
- the TSC22D3 gene encoding TSC22 domain family protein 3 isoform X2, protein MSTGMYQSPMEVAVYQLHNFSISFFSSLLGGDVVSVKLDNSASGASVVAIDNKIEQAMDLVKNHLMYAVREEVEVLKEQIKELLEKNSQLERENSLLKTLASPEQLEKFQSRLPAEVLCPEEQSPGVAAPAQHSGGSAV, encoded by the exons ATGAGCACCGGCATGTACCAGTCCCCCATGGAGGTGGCTGTCTACCAGCTGCACAACTTCTCcatctccttcttctcctccctgCTCGGGGGGGATGTAGTCTCCGTGAAGCTCGACAACAG CGCCTCCGGAGCCAGCGTGGTGGCCATCGACAACAAGATCGAGCAGGCGATG GATCTTGTGAAAAATCATCTGATGTACGCTGTGCGGGAGGAGGTGGAGGTCCTGAAAGAGCAAATCAAGGAACTGTTGGAGAAAAACTCCCAGCTGGAGCGTGAGAACAGCCTCCTGAAGACCCtggccagccctgagcagctggaGAAGTTCCAGTCCCGGCTCCCAGCAGAGGTGCTGTGCCCTGAGGAGCAGAGCCCCGGGGTGGCTGCCCCGGCCCAGCACTCCGGGGGCTCTGCGGTGTAA
- the TSC22D3 gene encoding TSC22 domain family protein 3 isoform X1, whose translation MSSSPAEECRSPVGLDCCSCCLDLANRSGLEEGAGGENNNPGSPTVSSFRQLREQLVRQNLNTDKLSSIMRQDSLEPVVRDPCYLFNQGICNRNIDQTLLSILLLFHSASGASVVAIDNKIEQAMDLVKNHLMYAVREEVEVLKEQIKELLEKNSQLERENSLLKTLASPEQLEKFQSRLPAEVLCPEEQSPGVAAPAQHSGGSAV comes from the exons ATGTCCTCGTCGCCCGCGGAGGAGTGCCGGTCGCCCGTGGGGCTggactgctgcagctgctgcctggacCTGGCCAACCGGAGCGGGCTGGAGGAGGGGGCCGGGGGCGAGAACAACAACCCGGGCAGCCCCACCGTGAGCAGCTTCCGGCAGCTGCGGGAGCAGCTGGTCCGACAGAACCTCAACACCGACAAGCTGAGCTCCATCATGCGCCAGGACTCGCTGGAACCCGTCGTGCGGGACCCCTGCTACCTCTTCAACCAGGGTATCTGCAACAGGAACATCGACCAGaccctgctctccatcctcctcctcttccacag CGCCTCCGGAGCCAGCGTGGTGGCCATCGACAACAAGATCGAGCAGGCGATG GATCTTGTGAAAAATCATCTGATGTACGCTGTGCGGGAGGAGGTGGAGGTCCTGAAAGAGCAAATCAAGGAACTGTTGGAGAAAAACTCCCAGCTGGAGCGTGAGAACAGCCTCCTGAAGACCCtggccagccctgagcagctggaGAAGTTCCAGTCCCGGCTCCCAGCAGAGGTGCTGTGCCCTGAGGAGCAGAGCCCCGGGGTGGCTGCCCCGGCCCAGCACTCCGGGGGCTCTGCGGTGTAA